From one Streptococcus oralis genomic stretch:
- a CDS encoding cation-translocating P-type ATPase yields MDKNKIMGLTQREVKERQAQGLVNDFTASASTSTWQIIKRNVFTLFNALNFVIALALVFVQAWSNLVFFAVICFNAFSGIVTELRAKHMVDKLNLMTKEKVKTIRDGQEVALDPEELVLGDVIRLSAGEQIPSDALVLEGFAEVNEAMLTGESDLVQKEVDALLLSGSFLASGAVLAQVHHVGAENYASKLMLEAKTVKPINSRIMKSLDKLAGFTGKIIIPFGLALLLEALMLKGLPLKSSVVNTSTALLGMLPKGIALLTITSLLTAVIKLGLKKVLVQEMYSVETLARVDMLCLDKTGTITQGKMQVEAILPLTETYGNEAIASILTSYIAHSEDKNPTAQAIRQRFQGQVSYPMLSNLPFSSDRKWGAMELEGLGTVFLGAPEMLLDSEVPEAREALERGSRVLVLALSQEKLDYHKPQKPSDIQALALLEILDPIREGAAETLDYLRSQEVGLKIISGDNPVTVSSIAQKAGFVDYHSYVDCSKITDEELVAMAEETAIFGRVSPHQKKLIIQTLKKAGHTTAMTGDGVNDILALREADCSIVMAEGDPATRQIANLVLLNSDFNDVPEILFEGRRVVNNIAHIAPIFLIKTIYSFLLAVICIASVLLGRSEWILIFPFIPIQITMIDQFVEGFPPFVLTFERNIKPVEPNFLRRSMLRALPSALMVVFSVLFVKLFGASQGWSELEISTLLYYLLGSIGFLSVFRACIPFTLWRVLLIVWSVGGFLATALFPKIQKLLEISTLTGQTLPVYGAMMLVFTVIFILTSRYQSRK; encoded by the coding sequence ATGGATAAAAATAAGATTATGGGATTAACCCAAAGAGAAGTCAAGGAAAGACAGGCTCAAGGTTTGGTCAATGACTTTACCGCTTCAGCCAGTACCAGTACTTGGCAAATCATCAAACGAAATGTTTTTACACTTTTTAACGCATTAAACTTTGTTATTGCCCTAGCGCTGGTCTTTGTGCAGGCTTGGAGCAATCTGGTTTTCTTTGCCGTTATTTGCTTTAACGCTTTTTCTGGGATTGTGACTGAGCTACGGGCCAAACACATGGTGGACAAGCTCAATCTCATGACCAAGGAAAAGGTCAAAACCATCCGTGATGGTCAAGAAGTCGCTCTCGATCCAGAAGAGTTGGTTCTAGGAGATGTCATTCGTTTGTCTGCTGGAGAGCAAATCCCCAGTGATGCACTGGTTCTGGAAGGATTTGCGGAAGTCAATGAAGCCATGTTGACGGGTGAGAGTGATTTGGTGCAAAAAGAAGTGGATGCCTTGCTTTTATCAGGGAGTTTCCTAGCCAGTGGCGCAGTTTTGGCTCAAGTTCACCATGTCGGGGCAGAAAACTATGCTTCCAAACTCATGCTGGAAGCTAAGACAGTGAAACCAATTAACTCCCGTATCATGAAATCGCTAGACAAGCTAGCTGGTTTTACTGGAAAGATTATCATTCCCTTTGGTCTAGCTCTCTTGTTAGAAGCCTTGATGTTAAAAGGTTTGCCTCTTAAGTCTTCTGTAGTGAATACTTCAACAGCACTTTTGGGTATGTTGCCCAAGGGAATCGCCCTCTTGACCATCACTTCGCTCTTGACTGCGGTGATCAAGCTGGGCTTGAAAAAGGTCTTGGTGCAGGAGATGTACTCTGTCGAGACCTTGGCTCGCGTGGATATGCTCTGTCTGGACAAGACGGGCACCATCACCCAAGGAAAGATGCAGGTGGAGGCGATTCTTCCTCTGACGGAAACGTATGGTAATGAAGCTATTGCCAGCATTTTGACTAGCTATATCGCTCATAGTGAGGATAAAAATCCAACAGCCCAAGCCATTCGCCAGCGTTTCCAAGGTCAGGTTTCCTATCCTATGCTTTCGAATCTTCCTTTCTCAAGCGACCGTAAGTGGGGAGCTATGGAGTTAGAAGGTCTGGGGACGGTTTTTTTAGGGGCACCTGAGATGTTGTTGGACTCTGAAGTCCCTGAAGCCAGAGAGGCCCTAGAGAGAGGGTCACGTGTCTTGGTCTTAGCCCTCAGTCAGGAAAAACTAGACTATCACAAACCACAGAAACCATCTGATATTCAGGCCCTGGCCTTGCTGGAGATCTTGGACCCCATTCGAGAAGGAGCCGCTGAGACGCTGGACTACCTCCGTTCTCAGGAAGTGGGACTCAAAATTATCTCTGGCGACAATCCCGTTACAGTATCCAGCATTGCCCAGAAGGCTGGCTTTGTAGACTATCACAGCTATGTAGATTGCTCAAAAATCACAGATGAGGAATTGGTTGCCATGGCTGAAGAGACAGCTATTTTCGGACGTGTTTCTCCTCATCAAAAGAAACTCATCATCCAAACTCTGAAAAAAGCAGGGCATACAACGGCAATGACAGGGGATGGTGTCAATGATATCCTAGCTCTCCGCGAAGCAGATTGTTCTATCGTTATGGCTGAAGGAGATCCGGCGACTCGTCAGATTGCCAATCTAGTTCTCTTGAACTCAGACTTTAATGATGTTCCTGAGATTCTCTTTGAAGGTCGTCGTGTAGTCAATAATATTGCCCATATCGCACCGATTTTCTTGATTAAGACCATCTATTCCTTCTTGCTTGCAGTCATCTGTATTGCCAGTGTTTTATTAGGACGGTCTGAGTGGATTTTGATTTTCCCTTTTATTCCGATCCAGATTACCATGATCGACCAATTTGTCGAAGGGTTCCCACCATTCGTTCTGACTTTTGAGCGAAATATCAAGCCTGTTGAACCAAACTTCCTCAGAAGATCCATGCTTCGCGCCCTACCAAGCGCACTCATGGTCGTGTTCAGCGTTCTCTTTGTGAAACTATTTGGAGCGAGTCAAGGTTGGTCTGAGTTAGAAATCTCAACCCTACTCTATTATCTCCTTGGTTCTATCGGTTTCTTATCCGTATTTAGAGCCTGCATACCATTCACCCTCTGGCGTGTCCTCTTGATTGTTTGGTCGGTAGGTGGTTTCCTAGCTACAGCTCTTTTCCCAAAGATCCAAAAGTTGCTTGAAATTTCGACCTTAACAGGACAAACA
- a CDS encoding lysophospholipid acyltransferase family protein — protein sequence MFYTYLRGLVMLILWSINGNAHYHNTDKIPSRDENYILVAPHRTWWDPVYMAFATKPKQFIFMAKKELFNNRIFGWWIRMCGAFPIDREKPNASAIKYPINVLKKSDRSLIMFPSGSRHSNDVKGGVALIAKMAKVRIMPVTYTGPMTLKGLVSRERVDMNFGNPIDISDIKKMNDEGIEMVADRIQAEFQRLDEETKQWHNDKKPNPLWWFIRIPALILAVVVGILTIIFTFIASFIWNPDKKRESLG from the coding sequence ATGTTTTATACTTATTTACGTGGACTAGTCATGCTGATCTTGTGGTCCATCAATGGCAATGCCCACTATCACAATACTGATAAAATCCCTAGCCGAGACGAAAACTATATCCTCGTCGCACCTCACCGTACTTGGTGGGATCCTGTTTATATGGCCTTTGCGACCAAGCCAAAACAGTTCATCTTTATGGCCAAAAAAGAGCTGTTTAACAACCGCATCTTTGGCTGGTGGATCCGTATGTGTGGCGCCTTTCCTATCGACCGAGAAAAACCTAATGCCTCTGCCATCAAGTACCCTATCAACGTCCTCAAAAAAAGCGACCGCTCTCTCATCATGTTTCCAAGTGGGAGCCGTCACTCAAACGATGTCAAGGGTGGCGTAGCTCTGATTGCCAAGATGGCTAAGGTCCGTATCATGCCAGTTACCTATACTGGTCCCATGACCTTGAAAGGTTTGGTTAGCCGTGAACGTGTCGATATGAACTTTGGAAACCCTATCGATATCTCAGACATCAAGAAAATGAATGATGAAGGGATTGAAATGGTTGCAGACCGCATCCAAGCTGAATTCCAACGTTTAGACGAAGAAACCAAGCAATGGCACAATGATAAAAAACCAAACCCACTCTGGTGGTTTATCCGCATCCCTGCCCTCATCCTTGCTGTGGTTGTTGGTATCCTAACGATTATCTTTACCTTCATTGCAAGCTTTATCTGGAATCCAGATAAGAAGAGAGAGTCTCTTGGTTAA